The Megalops cyprinoides isolate fMegCyp1 chromosome 12, fMegCyp1.pri, whole genome shotgun sequence genome contains a region encoding:
- the LOC118786949 gene encoding DNA excision repair protein ERCC-6-like, with amino-acid sequence MTTKYKRVLGPEWDEDENQHKYVFDSEFLLDKQIRDKLYDHQEEGLAFFYKAFKEGQKGVTLADDMGLGKSIQVIAFLSGMIDMHMIKTVLLVSPTTLLKDWTDKLTAWAPGIKWKSYNCLQETSLKNLRYVQKKGNVLLISYKKLLCNKKTFFSPNGDSFHWDCVIFDEAHMLKNVSTKTYKAASLINSKFRILLTGTPIQNNLYEMWSLLSVIGPMLGTYRTFKKHFEGPITRARQADATPREKALGQEMWGSLMKKISPYWLRRSKEQIQEQRLKSDSNHPGKMDTKAIVKLPKKWEFVMWISLSPTQEKMYQEFLASRSCNETTNILPEIQSLMNLCNHPRQQNHWQKYDNRELHKLSTEVLLSESGKLTFLIGLLERLLEEGHYTVVFSQYRKMLDIIQHVLKKSGITDFLRIDGTTRLETRDEYLEAFQKRKKYRILLLTTKVGGVGLTITAANRVIIVDPCWNQAVDSQAMDRAYRMGQEQEVVVYRLITCGTVEEKIYCRQVFKSSLVRQAVGDDPNPTRHFTNEDLRETLILGETKFSVTQRRLKKQCPQQRVTDKTLKMHMAYIESLNVCGITDHELLFATKQEEDLTEEAMQTSIRDIVKEGEEKIEAESHFQSSMCAIGTKLQQPETVFDLQINHFC; translated from the exons atgaCCACAAAGTACAAACGTGTCTTGGGACCAGAATGGGATGAGGATGAAAACCAGCACAAATATGTGTTCGACAGTGAATTCCTACTTGATAAACAGATACGGGACAAACTATATGATCATCAGGAGGAAGGTTTGGCATTCTTTTATAAAGCTTTTAAAGAAGGTCAAAAGGGAGTGACTTTGGCTGATGATATGGGATTGGGAAAATCCATCCAGGTTATTGCATTCCTTTCAGGGATGATTGACATGCATATGATCAAAACTGTCCTGCTGGTCTCACCCACAACTCTGCTGAAAGATTGGACAGACAAACTGACTGCGTGGGCACCAGGAATCAAGTGGAAGTCATATAATTGCCTTCAGGAAACCTCACTCAAAAATTTGagatatgtacaaaaaaaaggGAATGTCCTCCTTATCTCCTACAAGAAACTCCTCTGCAACAAGAAGACATTCTTTTCTCCCAATGGGGACTCCTTTCACTGGGATTGTGTTATATTTGATGAAGCTCACATGCTCAAAAACGTGTCCACCAAGACCTACAAGGCAGCATCTTTGATTAATTCCAAGTTCCGCATCCTCCTTACTGGCACACCCATCCAGAATAATCTGTATGAGATGTGGTCTCTGTTAAGTGTTATTGGCCCCATGTTGGGGACATACCGCAcctttaaaaagcattttgaagGTCCAATCACAAGAGCAAGACAGGCAGACGCCACCCCCAGAGAGAAGGCTCTAGGTCAGGAGATGTGGGGGAGTCTAATGAAGAAAATAAGTCCTTACTGGCTTAGGAGATCGAAAGAACAAATCCAGGAGCAAAGGCTGAAGTCTGATTCAAACCATCCTGGTAAGATGGACACCAAAGCCATAGTCAAACTACCCAAGAAATGGGAATTTGTCATGTGGATCAGTCTTAGCCCCACACAAGAGAAAATGTACCAGGAGTTCCTTGCATCCAGGTCTTGCAATGAGACCACGAACATTCTACCGGAAATCCAGTCCTTGATGAACCTCTGCAATCACCCaagacagcagaatcactggcagAAATATGATAATAGGGAGCTTCACAAGTTATCCACTGAAGTGCTCCTTTCAGAATCTGGAAAGCTGACCTTTCTAATAGGTTTGCTTGAAAGACTGTTGGAAGAGGGTCACTACACTGTGGTGTTCTCTCAATATCGAAAAATGCTAGACATTATCCAGCATGTTCTGAAAAAGAGTGGGATCACAGATTTCTTGAGGATTGATGGGACAACCAGACTCGAAACACGAGATGAATATCTGGAAGCtttccagaaaagaaaaaaataccgCATCCTCTTACTTACAACTAAAGTTGGGGGGGTGGGACTGACAATAACTGCCGCCAATCGTGTGATAATAGTTGACCCCTGCTGGAACCAGGCTGTGGATTCCCAGGCCATGGACAGGGCCTACAGGATGGGTCAGGAGCAGGAGGTTGTGGTTTACCGTCTGATTACCTGTGGCACAGTGGAGGAGAAGATCTACTGCCGGCAAGTGTTCAAGAGTTCACTGGTTCGCCAGGCAGTGGGGGACGATCCAAACCCTACTCGACACTTCACTAACGAAGACCTGAGGGAGACTCTAATTTTGGGGGAGACAAAATTTTCTGTTACACAGAGGAGGCTTAAGAAACAATGCCCCCAGCAGCGGGTCACTGACAAGACCCTGAAGATGCACATGGCATACATTGAGagcctgaatgtgtgtgggatCACAGATCATGAGTTACTTTTTGCTACAAAGCAAGAGGAGGACTTGACAGAGGAAGCAATGCAAACATCAATTAGAGACATTGTGAAAGAAGGTGAAGAGAAAATTGAGGCAGAATCCCACTTCCAGTCCTCTATG TGTGCGATTGGAACCAAACTGCAGCAACCAGAGACTGTCTTTGACCTGCAGATCAACCATTTCTGTTGA